The Oscillatoria sp. FACHB-1407 nucleotide sequence GCCCTTGAAGCCGATTTGCTCGATCGCCAAGCCCTCGCATGGCTGCAACCCTATCAACCGAATCTGTCTGTCACCTGGCTCTTTCAGCGAGCGATGAGTGCAAAGGTCAATCAAACCGTTGACCCCAATCAGGTGAACGCGCTGTTGACGGCTGTGTTTCAGCAAATGGCAACTCTGGGAAATACAGTGCTGAATCCTTTCCTGCAAGATGTGGTGAAGTTCTCAGCTTTGTCAAAAACGCTCCTGCAAACCGCGATCGCCCATCCCGGTTTAGTCTTCAAAATTATTCCGCAAGTGGGGCTGTTCACTCTGTTGGAATGGATGGTGCACTACTTCAACTTGGGTTTGTATGCCGGGCTGTATCACAGCTTGAAGCCATTACAACCCTGGATCAATCAGTTACCTGAACAACCGCGTTTTTATTGCCAGCGTCTTTTAGAGGCATGGCAATACGGTTCTGGCAACGACTACCGTCAGACTTGATGAAAGGGTGCGATTTGTAGCTCAAATCAATCGTCTATAGCTATCCAGCTAGACAACTAATAGCTATAGAATTCCGTATGAGGATGTGATGATGTCATGATTTCAGGGCTAGTGGGCTAACGCTTATCGCAGCTCAATCATGACGATGGATAATAACCAGACTTAGAACTGGTGTGTGAGTGTAAGTTGGTGTGAGGCTTTTCCTATGACAAATCCGTTGCTCTCGTTATTGACCGTTGTAATTGAGGCATCACGGGCGAGTTTTGTCCGTAAAACTCGACAAACGGCAGCTATCCAAGAACAGTTTTTGCTGACTCTGCTCCGTGCTCACCAAAACACAGCACTGGGACGCGACTTTGGCTTAGCGGATATCAAAACAGTTGATCAGTTTCGTGAACGAGTGCCCATTTTGCCCTATAGCCGTTATGAACCGTATATTGAGCGGGTGGCAAAAGGTGAACATAACATTTTGACCCCTGACCCCGTCCGGTATTTGAATTTAACCAGTGGCTCAACCGGGAAGCAAAAACTGGTGCCTGTTACGAAGCGATCGCGTCAGGTATTGAATCTAGCACAGCGCACCAGTATGGGGTTCGCCGCCGCTGCTGCTCGCAAATGGGGCTTGCCCATCGGCAAAATGTTGCTCACCAGTTCAGTACAACTGCTAGGACGCACCAGCGGTGGCATTGAGTATGGTCCTGTCAGTGTGGGCAACCTGCGTCATAGCCATCCCTTTTATCGGCAAGTGTTTGCCCAACCCTTTGAGGCGTTGCAAGCCAGCGACAGTCTAGCACGGCACTATCTCTGTCTGTTATTTGCCCTGTGTAATCCCAAAATGGCGGTGATTGGGGCAAACTTCCCGGTGCTGGCATTGCGACTGTGTGATTACCTGGAGTGTTACGCCGAGGATTTAATTCAAGATATTGAAACAGGGGCGATCGCCCACTGGCTCAAGCTAGAACCCGAACTGCGCGTCAAGCTTGAAAAGATATGGTCGGCTGACCCAAAACGGGCAGACGAATTACGTCACATCCTAAAAACTGAGGATCGATTAACTCCCAAATCGGTCTGGCCCGATCTGTCCTTTATCATCACAGCCCGAGGCGGCACCTCAGACTTCTACTTTGAACGCTTCCCCACCTATTTTGGCGACACTCCGATCTTTGGGGGCGTTTATGCTTCTGCGGAAGCCACCTTCGGTATCTATTACGACTTCAACAACGACGGCTCTATTCTGGCGATCGAGAATGGTTTCTTTGAATTCATCCCCGAAGACCAGTGGGAAGTTGAGCAACCCAAAACTTTGTTGGCTGAGGAAGTCATCCCCGGACATTACTACCGCATCCTCGTCACGAACTACAACGGCTTGTACCGCTATGACATCGGTGATGTCGTTGAGGTACTCGGCTTCTATGAAAAGGCTCCTCTGCTGGCGTTTCGGCATCGCTTGGGTGGGTTGCTCTCCTCCACTACAGAAAAGACCACCGAATTTCACGCCACTCAGGTGATGCAACTCTTGCAGCAAGAGTTTAACGTGCCCCTGGAAAACTTCTGCATCACGTTGTCGGAGGACGTTGTTCCAGCTCCCTATCTGGTCAATATTGAGTTGCCACCGGGACACACCCTACCCGATCCCAAAGCTTTCCTGTCGCGATTTGACCATCGCCTCAAAGAGATTCACGTCTCCTATGAAGTGAAGCGGCGCGATCAAGTGCCACCTCCTCGTCTGCGCATTCTGGAACACGGCAGTTTTGCAGAAGTGCGGCAGCGGTTGTTAAAACGTGGGATTCCGGAATCGCAACTGAAATTCCCTCATATCAGCGAAGACCGCAAGATCCTGTCAGGATTGCGAGTGGAGACGGAAGTGAGACTGGTAGAGGGGTAGAGGGGTAGAGGGGTAATGGTCAGTAGTCAGTGGTCAGTGGTCAGTAGTCAGTGGCGATTCTCACTCCCCCACTCCCCTACTCTCTTATGCCCCCACTCCCTACTCCCCATTCCCTCACTCCCTCACACTCACAGTTTCTTTAGCCGTTGGCAGGCTATTGCGCAGGCGATCGCCATACAGGTTTAGTGCGTTGCCACCGAGGAGGAGTCCCAGATGGTCGCGATCGTAGTTGGCTTGTTCATCTACATCACTAACGCAACCGTACAGGGTGCCATCCCAGTGACCGTAATCTGCGGAGAAGCAGGGGAGTCGCTTGCCGACATCGCCCATTGCGACTGGCATATAGCTGGGGGAGGGATCGTCGGACTCAAAGGAGACGAAGATCTGTCCTCGCTCAAAATACTCCAATGGGTCACGATGCTTCAGGTCATAGTGTTCGTACAGGCTGGCATCTTCGATCGCGTTGGAGTTGTGTTCCGTGTTCCACAGCAAGCCAAGCAGGTTACGCACCTGGCTCATCATGCCGACGCTGTCATGGATGCCGCGTTCCTGCATGGCGAGTTTGGCAATCTCCATCATGGAGGGGCGATAGACATTTTTGGGGTCAAAGTCACGAATTCGCTTTTCCCAATGCTCGTGGCAGGCGAGAGCCATATCGGGTAACCAGCCACAACCTCCCTCCAGGAAGCCGACTCGCAGCGTGGGGAATTTCTCAAATGCGCCATCAAAAATCATGCGCACCAGGGCAAGCTGTTGCTGATTGCGCAACACGAAGATATGGGTCATGACAAAGGTTTCGGTGTGGTCTGCCAGACCGCCCACCAGTTGAGAACCAACGTTGCCATGCAGACCGACCGCAATGTCAAGATCGACCGCGGTTTGCAGTAGCGGATGAAAATCTGGATGACTCAATGCTTTGCAGGTGCGAATCTCAGGGAAGGCTTGCGGTGCTTTGGGATGGGGAATCGGCAAGTGGGGAGCCGTCATCACGCCGATCATGCCTAACTCATTGACGCAGCGTTTCATCTCAGCGATCGCCGCATTCACATCCTGCAAGGGAATCACGCCCACAGGTTTGAGCCGATCGCCATAGCCCCGACAATCCTCAGCGATGTAGTTGTTGTACGCCCGACAGAGTGCGATCGCCAGATCCTTGTCCACCAAGCAGGAGAAGGTTAGGTTAAACGTGCCATAAATCACTTGCACATCAATGCCCTGTTCATCCATCTGTTCAATCCGTACCCGATTAAACATCGCCCCCAGTGTGGTGTGGGGGTGCAGGTTACGAAACCCTCCTTTACCCAATCCCTCTGGCTGTGGAAACAAGCGAATCAAATCGTTTTGACCTGTGGCAGGGTTAAAGTCCATAATCTTGATTCTCTGGTCATTCAGGCGATCGACGGTTAACCCAATGCGATCGCGATATTCTGGTTCCAGATAATCCAACATCACCAGCGGGTTTTCAAGTTTATGAGCATCTGCATCGATGACCAGCAAGCCTTGGTACATGAACACTCCTCAGATAGATACATCAGGTAGACACAGATCAAGACTTCGCGTTAAAACAGCTGTTTTATCGCAAGATTAGGCAAACAATATCACACCCGAATCGGGGATGTTTTGATCGCACCGGAAAGTCTTTAATATCAAGAAGAACAACGTCATAATGTTGTGTTTGAACTTTGGGTGAGGACGTGAATGGGTAAGTTAATCAGTCAAGTTATTAAAACATTAGAGCGGCAGGTTCCTAAATACTCCAAAGTAGGGAACTCTGTCTTCTTCACAAACGACCAGTTTCCCTGGTCATACACCCTGGAAGCCAATTGGAAGGTGATTCGGGAAGAATTGGATGAGGTGATGGAGCATACCGATGCACTCCCCAATTTTCAGGACATCTCCCCTCGGCAACATAGAATCGCTAACGACAATCGCTGGAAAACATACTTTTTCTGGGCATTTGGATTCAAGTCAAAAGTGAACTGCGATCGCTGCCCCGAAACCACCAAATTGCTCAAAAAGATTCCAGGGTTGAAGGTCGCTTTCTTCTCAATTCTGGCTCCGGGCAAGCATATTCCCGAACACTACGGCAAACATAAAGGGCTGATTCGCTATCACCTCGGCTTAAAAGTGCCAGAACCCAGAGAAAAATGCCGCATTCGCGTGGCAGACCAATACGCCCACTGGGAAGAGGGTAAGAGCTTGATTTTTGATGACACTTACATGCACGAAGTCTGGAACGACACGGATGGCTATCGAGCGGTATTGTTCCTCGATATTGCTCGACCGATGCGCTTTCCTATGAACCTGGCAAACGCGATCGCCTGTTCCATCCTGGCGTTATCTCCTGTTGTACAAGTCGCTCGCGGTAACCACGAAAGTTGGGAAAAACAGTTTGAGAAGATGATGCGATAGGGGCAGACAGCGGGGAGAGAGGTCGAGGAGAGAATCGCTTGCCCTGACCCACTCAATGGTAGTTGCATCATGCGAGCCTATCCATGCTTTTCCCCTGTCTCCTTTCACTTGTATCTTTGATCCTTCATCTGTTATCTTTTCCTCCTGCTCTCTCCGTCTAAGGCTTTACTGCTCTATTGAGTTGCTGGTGTAGTATGAAACTAGAGCAGCTTCTGGAGTTTTGCTATGGGATTATTGGATCGAATCGGTCGGTTGATTCGAGCAAACCTGAATAGTCTGGTGGGTCAAGCAGAAGACCCCGAAAAGATTTTGGAACAGACTGTTCTGGATATGCAGGATGATTTGATCAAGTTGCGCCAAGCCGTAGCCCAGGCGATCGCTACTCAAAAACGGACAGAACGCCAAGCCGCTCAAGCTGAAACCACGGCTCAAGAATGGTATCGCCGCGCGCAACTGGCACTGCAAAAAGGGGAAGAAACCCTGGCACGCGAAGCATTGACTCGCCGCACCACCTACCAGCAAACGGCTGATACCCTCAAATCTCAGCTAG carries:
- a CDS encoding aspartyl/asparaginyl beta-hydroxylase domain-containing protein, producing the protein MGKLISQVIKTLERQVPKYSKVGNSVFFTNDQFPWSYTLEANWKVIREELDEVMEHTDALPNFQDISPRQHRIANDNRWKTYFFWAFGFKSKVNCDRCPETTKLLKKIPGLKVAFFSILAPGKHIPEHYGKHKGLIRYHLGLKVPEPREKCRIRVADQYAHWEEGKSLIFDDTYMHEVWNDTDGYRAVLFLDIARPMRFPMNLANAIACSILALSPVVQVARGNHESWEKQFEKMMR
- a CDS encoding GH3 auxin-responsive promoter family protein, with protein sequence MTNPLLSLLTVVIEASRASFVRKTRQTAAIQEQFLLTLLRAHQNTALGRDFGLADIKTVDQFRERVPILPYSRYEPYIERVAKGEHNILTPDPVRYLNLTSGSTGKQKLVPVTKRSRQVLNLAQRTSMGFAAAAARKWGLPIGKMLLTSSVQLLGRTSGGIEYGPVSVGNLRHSHPFYRQVFAQPFEALQASDSLARHYLCLLFALCNPKMAVIGANFPVLALRLCDYLECYAEDLIQDIETGAIAHWLKLEPELRVKLEKIWSADPKRADELRHILKTEDRLTPKSVWPDLSFIITARGGTSDFYFERFPTYFGDTPIFGGVYASAEATFGIYYDFNNDGSILAIENGFFEFIPEDQWEVEQPKTLLAEEVIPGHYYRILVTNYNGLYRYDIGDVVEVLGFYEKAPLLAFRHRLGGLLSSTTEKTTEFHATQVMQLLQQEFNVPLENFCITLSEDVVPAPYLVNIELPPGHTLPDPKAFLSRFDHRLKEIHVSYEVKRRDQVPPPRLRILEHGSFAEVRQRLLKRGIPESQLKFPHISEDRKILSGLRVETEVRLVEG
- a CDS encoding amidohydrolase family protein → MYQGLLVIDADAHKLENPLVMLDYLEPEYRDRIGLTVDRLNDQRIKIMDFNPATGQNDLIRLFPQPEGLGKGGFRNLHPHTTLGAMFNRVRIEQMDEQGIDVQVIYGTFNLTFSCLVDKDLAIALCRAYNNYIAEDCRGYGDRLKPVGVIPLQDVNAAIAEMKRCVNELGMIGVMTAPHLPIPHPKAPQAFPEIRTCKALSHPDFHPLLQTAVDLDIAVGLHGNVGSQLVGGLADHTETFVMTHIFVLRNQQQLALVRMIFDGAFEKFPTLRVGFLEGGCGWLPDMALACHEHWEKRIRDFDPKNVYRPSMMEIAKLAMQERGIHDSVGMMSQVRNLLGLLWNTEHNSNAIEDASLYEHYDLKHRDPLEYFERGQIFVSFESDDPSPSYMPVAMGDVGKRLPCFSADYGHWDGTLYGCVSDVDEQANYDRDHLGLLLGGNALNLYGDRLRNSLPTAKETVSVRE